TGTTCAACTACGAGACGACCAACGTCGAAGAAAAGATGATGCGACTCCGTCACGAGCACGAAGGGATTGTCGCATCAAACTTCCATAGCCACGTTGGAAATCACTACTGCATGGAGCTATTCGTCCTCGAAGGCTCCCTCGATTCGATCTCTGCGTTCGTTGGAAAGATACGGGCAACGAAGGACACGCTCAACATCGATTACTCTGTTATGCCTGTTGATGACTTCGGCCCGTTGGCGGAAGTCAGCTGAGTCCCGAAGTAGCCCATCGTATTGAGCGCGAAACCAGTCGCCTCGATTCATGACGTGCGAAATGGGCTCCCGAAGGCATTTTTGGGATCGGAGTAGTGTCCGACAAAGGGGATAGGTTAGTTTAGCGGATCAACTCAGAGAGCCCCGCTACATCCGAATCCTTTTCAAGAACAATTAAATATTCATTCACTAATGGCTGATGAACGCTCGTTCCTCGACAGTCCAGAGGGCACACGAGAGGAGATCATGAACGCGACCTATCACGCGTTGTGTGAGCACGGGTACGCCGATCTCACGATTCAGCGAATCGGTGATCAATTCGAGAAGAGTAAGTCGTTGCTGTATCACCACTACGACGGCAAAGACGAACTCTTGTTCGATTTTCTCGATTTTATGCTCGAAGAGCTGGAAACATCTGTCCCAGAGACAATCGAAGAAGATGCCAAAACCCATCTCAATGTGATTTTCGATAAAGTATTTGCTTGTGAGAGAACAGAAGAAAAACGTGAATTCGAAGCGGCGATGGTCGAACTCCGCGCACAAGCCGCACACGACGACCGATACCGAGAGTACTTCACGCAACACGATCGATTCATCGAAAATCATCTCTCCCACGTTATCGAGGTTGGTATCGCGGACGGTGATTTCCGGGATGTTGACCCAGAGCGCGTTGCTCCGTTCATCCGAACGATTATTGACGGCGTTCGAATCAATCGCTCAACGTCTAACGTAGGAGTCACTCGTTCCGTTCGATCAGAACTCGATAGCTACATCGAATCTACGCTCTGTATCGACGACGAAAATAAGCAATAGCAGTAGGAACGACGACGGATAATCGTAACGGGACATCATCCTTCGTCGCCTGGAACCTCACGATCTGTGACACGAAAGTGTTCGACTTGCAAGCATCGAG
The nucleotide sequence above comes from Halocatena marina. Encoded proteins:
- a CDS encoding TetR/AcrR family transcriptional regulator: MADERSFLDSPEGTREEIMNATYHALCEHGYADLTIQRIGDQFEKSKSLLYHHYDGKDELLFDFLDFMLEELETSVPETIEEDAKTHLNVIFDKVFACERTEEKREFEAAMVELRAQAAHDDRYREYFTQHDRFIENHLSHVIEVGIADGDFRDVDPERVAPFIRTIIDGVRINRSTSNVGVTRSVRSELDSYIESTLCIDDENKQ
- a CDS encoding CopG family ribbon-helix-helix protein; translated protein: MTVVSVSMPDSLLERLDQFSEEHGYTGRSEVIREASRNLLGEFQDKKLEDRELMGIVTVMFNYETTNVEEKMMRLRHEHEGIVASNFHSHVGNHYCMELFVLEGSLDSISAFVGKIRATKDTLNIDYSVMPVDDFGPLAEVS